In one window of Nitrospira sp. DNA:
- a CDS encoding thioredoxin domain-containing protein, whose amino-acid sequence MLIRTMTQADSFPNRLITESSPYLRQHALNPVDWYAWGPEALAKAKAEDKPILLSIGYSACHWCHVMSHECFENREIAAVLNEYFVSVKVDREERPDLDDIYQKAAQVFLGRGGGWPLTMFLTPDQEPFYGGTYFPPVSRHNLPGFPQVLQGVLDAYRNHRDDVEKNVERVKAGLARVSLHQPSQEPLTDALLVDGVKDLGLFFDPVNGGFGEGPKFPTVPPLSLLLRHTYRSKDVTAQEKVLLQLRKMAAGGIYDHLGGGFHRYSVDGQWLIPHFEKMLYDNAQLVRIYLDGWRLTKEARFRQVVEETLEWTRRELAHADGAFFAAQDADSEGEEGRFFVWDQAEILAVLGQELGEMFCRAYGVTDGGNFEGKTVLNRLGDAGLSAEAQEQLEATLRPARKKLLAAREQRVKPQRDENILTSWNALAVSAFLDAYQTFGTPWYLSAAEQALTFLIDYAIAEGRVSRTVAGGSGRIAGYLDDYTYLAAALLDAFETTSHSWYLEQAQVVADGMLTHFWDEGLGGFFFTAKDHEVLIHRMKSGTDSAMPSGNAVAVQVLIRLFSLTGERTYYDRAELTLRVFSQLMDQNAYGASGLLCGLDLSLSKPKEVVIVGARGNPQTESLLATLHQRYVPNKILLVIDEARRGKEGELPLAAGKVSVNGQATAYVCQQFTCSAPVTESAQLESLL is encoded by the coding sequence ATGTTGATACGCACCATGACGCAGGCCGATTCGTTTCCCAACCGTCTCATCACTGAATCCAGCCCCTATCTCAGGCAGCATGCGCTGAATCCTGTCGACTGGTATGCCTGGGGACCGGAGGCATTGGCGAAGGCCAAGGCTGAAGATAAGCCGATCCTCCTGTCGATCGGCTACTCGGCCTGCCACTGGTGCCATGTCATGTCTCACGAGTGTTTCGAGAATCGTGAGATTGCGGCCGTGCTCAATGAATACTTTGTGAGCGTGAAGGTGGATCGGGAAGAGCGCCCTGATCTCGATGATATTTATCAGAAGGCCGCGCAGGTATTTCTTGGGCGGGGAGGCGGCTGGCCGCTGACGATGTTCCTCACGCCGGATCAGGAGCCGTTTTACGGCGGGACCTACTTCCCTCCGGTGTCGCGACATAATTTGCCGGGGTTCCCGCAAGTCTTGCAGGGTGTGCTGGACGCCTATCGGAATCATCGGGATGACGTGGAGAAAAATGTCGAGCGGGTCAAGGCCGGTTTGGCTCGGGTGAGTTTACATCAGCCGTCTCAGGAGCCGCTGACGGACGCGTTGCTGGTCGACGGGGTCAAGGATCTTGGGCTGTTTTTCGATCCGGTCAACGGCGGATTCGGAGAAGGGCCGAAATTCCCCACGGTGCCCCCGCTCAGCCTGTTGTTGCGCCACACCTATCGCTCGAAGGACGTGACGGCTCAAGAGAAGGTCTTGCTGCAGTTGCGAAAGATGGCGGCCGGCGGGATCTACGATCATCTCGGCGGCGGGTTCCACCGGTATTCAGTCGATGGGCAGTGGCTCATCCCGCATTTCGAAAAGATGCTCTATGACAATGCACAATTGGTTCGCATCTATCTCGATGGCTGGCGGCTGACGAAAGAGGCGCGGTTCCGCCAGGTGGTCGAAGAGACGCTCGAATGGACGCGTCGGGAACTGGCGCATGCGGACGGAGCCTTTTTCGCTGCGCAGGACGCCGATAGTGAAGGTGAGGAAGGCCGGTTCTTTGTCTGGGACCAGGCGGAAATTCTGGCCGTGCTTGGACAGGAGTTGGGCGAGATGTTCTGCCGCGCTTATGGCGTAACGGACGGCGGCAATTTCGAAGGGAAGACGGTCTTGAATCGGCTGGGAGATGCGGGATTGTCCGCTGAGGCTCAGGAGCAGCTCGAAGCGACCCTGCGCCCGGCCAGGAAGAAACTGTTGGCTGCCCGCGAGCAGCGAGTGAAGCCCCAACGGGATGAGAATATTCTCACGAGCTGGAATGCTCTCGCGGTCTCGGCCTTTCTTGATGCGTATCAGACCTTCGGGACTCCGTGGTACTTGTCGGCAGCCGAGCAGGCCCTGACGTTCCTGATCGACTACGCGATTGCCGAGGGTCGCGTGTCCCGCACGGTCGCGGGCGGAAGCGGCCGGATTGCCGGCTATCTTGATGACTATACCTATCTGGCGGCGGCGTTACTCGATGCCTTCGAGACGACGTCACATAGCTGGTATTTGGAACAGGCTCAGGTCGTGGCGGATGGTATGCTGACGCACTTCTGGGACGAAGGCCTTGGCGGGTTCTTTTTCACGGCCAAGGACCACGAGGTTCTCATCCATCGGATGAAGTCCGGCACGGATAGCGCGATGCCGTCCGGCAATGCGGTGGCGGTGCAGGTGCTGATTCGCCTCTTTTCTTTGACGGGGGAACGGACGTATTATGATCGCGCCGAACTAACCCTCCGGGTGTTTTCCCAGTTGATGGATCAGAATGCCTATGGGGCGTCCGGGCTTCTCTGCGGGTTGGATTTGTCCTTATCCAAGCCGAAAGAAGTGGTAATCGTCGGGGCGCGGGGCAATCCGCAGACGGAATCGCTCTTGGCCACTTTGCATCAGCGGTATGTGCCGAACAAGATTCTCCTGGTCATTGACGAGGCACGACGGGGAAAAGAGGGCGAGCTACCTTTGGCGGCGGGGAAGGTGAGCGTGAACGGGCAGGCGACCGCGTATGTCTGCCAGCAGTTCACCTGCTCGGCGCCGGTGACGGAGAGCGCTCAATTGGAATCGCTTTTGTAG
- a CDS encoding M20/M25/M40 family metallo-hydrolase produces MTSSLTIAFLATCRMALCVMILGLIHAEPVPAQPSDTGLQTSLNTLSTERMLADIQALSAPAFNGRQAATPDDLQSGLWVWEALRVAGMRFPSLFNGQLMIPMASGKEGSALGVMAAIIPAPHIETDPTVHLGTADQLVTTQIGADYLPVFDSPSANVQGQIVFVGYGIVDPARGIDDYAGVDVANRIVLFLRGKPDHYPKPVSHADKVRFARDRGALAYLTATGPILNSYDTRRGVTGRPSAFYGQLPPDHAIPGTWISTALAEQVLATPSDANRLRHLQEQLNKDASARAVQTDHYAALRWNAVTQEGLLTNVIGLLSGTGPDAIIIGAHRDHFGRPAGLLFPGADDNASGTAVMLEVARALTKSGMRPQRTILFVSFSGEERDLLGSRLYVTRPIVPLASTKAMINIDHAGIGNGRLTVGVTGLEKVVAQQAGEPVGLASKLDVFGFFPGGDHVPFKEAGVPTITVVSGGVHPHYHQPTDTTDTIDPDVLMTTARYVLSLAWQLANEP; encoded by the coding sequence ATGACAAGCAGCCTGACCATAGCATTTCTTGCCACCTGCCGCATGGCCCTGTGCGTCATGATCTTGGGCCTGATCCATGCCGAACCAGTGCCGGCGCAGCCATCCGACACAGGGCTTCAAACTTCCCTGAACACCCTCTCAACCGAACGGATGCTGGCCGACATTCAAGCATTGAGCGCGCCCGCATTCAACGGACGGCAAGCCGCCACACCGGATGATCTGCAATCAGGACTCTGGGTGTGGGAAGCCCTTCGCGTAGCCGGCATGCGTTTCCCCAGCCTCTTCAACGGTCAGCTGATGATTCCGATGGCCAGCGGCAAAGAAGGAAGCGCCCTTGGCGTCATGGCCGCCATCATTCCCGCGCCACACATCGAAACAGACCCGACAGTCCACCTTGGCACAGCCGATCAACTAGTGACGACGCAAATCGGCGCCGACTATCTTCCCGTCTTCGATTCCCCCTCGGCTAATGTCCAAGGCCAAATCGTGTTCGTGGGCTATGGGATCGTCGATCCCGCGCGCGGCATCGATGACTATGCCGGCGTGGATGTCGCCAATCGCATCGTCCTCTTCCTGCGCGGCAAACCGGATCACTACCCGAAACCCGTCAGCCATGCCGACAAGGTTCGATTCGCACGAGACCGCGGTGCCCTCGCCTACCTGACCGCGACAGGACCGATTCTCAATTCCTATGACACTCGACGCGGTGTGACGGGAAGACCCAGCGCGTTCTACGGGCAACTCCCTCCCGATCACGCCATCCCCGGCACATGGATCAGCACGGCACTCGCAGAGCAGGTCCTTGCCACGCCGAGCGACGCAAACCGCCTTCGACATCTTCAGGAACAGCTCAATAAGGATGCTTCGGCCCGCGCAGTGCAAACAGATCACTACGCCGCGCTCCGCTGGAACGCCGTGACCCAGGAAGGGCTCCTGACGAACGTGATCGGCCTGCTCTCCGGCACCGGACCGGACGCGATCATCATCGGCGCCCATCGCGATCACTTCGGCCGGCCGGCCGGATTGCTCTTCCCCGGTGCCGACGACAACGCGTCAGGCACCGCCGTGATGTTGGAAGTGGCCCGCGCCCTAACAAAATCAGGCATGCGCCCGCAGCGCACGATCCTCTTTGTCTCCTTCAGCGGCGAAGAGCGCGACCTGCTCGGCTCGCGCCTCTACGTCACCCGCCCAATCGTCCCCCTCGCCTCAACCAAGGCCATGATCAATATCGACCATGCCGGGATCGGCAACGGACGATTGACGGTCGGCGTGACAGGGCTCGAGAAAGTTGTGGCGCAGCAGGCGGGGGAGCCAGTTGGTCTCGCATCCAAGCTTGATGTATTTGGATTCTTCCCCGGCGGCGACCACGTCCCGTTTAAAGAAGCCGGCGTACCAACCATTACCGTCGTCAGCGGCGGGGTCCATCCCCACTATCATCAGCCGACCGATACAACCGACACTATCGATCCCGACGTGCTCATGACAACCGCGCGCTACGTCCTGTCGTTGGCGTGGCAACTGGCGAACGAACCGTGA
- a CDS encoding TolC family protein translates to MRPDTRLVSGMPRWSSGIAIMLIFLITSPCWSQGPAKTTTPAERRDTISLPDAAVRALQSNLDISISRQTKESRIFDITVEQAKFDPTFSVNGQYNRQVSPLNRPVFGGTGGALTDIQTFDQRNSSVTVDATQNLITGGNVDLNYSPARTNVNQNLATGFLFNPAYTGGLALTLTQPLLRNAGIDVTKTFIKVAQNNADVEQHVFRDRVLTVLATVEQTYWELVFANENMKVAQAALKAAEELLATNRAKTKAGVMSIVDVLQAEAAVASRVEQVLVAEKSIRDQEDQLRRLLNPGEDELRQDVRLTPTDAPVVVLEPLSLQEAIDTAIEQRPEIVQAKKNLESGELNKQFARNQLLPTLSFQGTMGMAGLGKDYGDSVSKNLSGDFYNFGAGLVLSYPLGNRSAVSTYNKRQLEFKNAEASLVSVRQQIIVGVREAVRRVQTDFKRIETTRSARIMAEKQLQAEQERLKVGLSTTRFVLDFQRDLATAQGNELRSVVDYNKSLSNLARHKATTLDRYNLQLQ, encoded by the coding sequence ATGAGGCCCGACACTCGTCTCGTTTCCGGCATGCCCAGATGGAGCAGCGGTATCGCCATCATGCTCATATTTCTGATAACCAGCCCCTGCTGGAGCCAAGGTCCCGCCAAGACAACAACCCCGGCGGAACGGCGCGACACTATTTCCCTGCCCGACGCCGCCGTACGGGCATTACAAAGTAACCTGGATATCTCCATCAGCCGCCAAACGAAAGAGAGCCGGATCTTCGATATTACCGTCGAGCAGGCCAAGTTCGATCCGACCTTCAGCGTGAACGGTCAATACAACCGCCAGGTCTCTCCGCTCAACCGGCCGGTCTTCGGCGGCACCGGCGGCGCCCTGACAGACATTCAGACTTTCGATCAACGCAACAGTTCCGTCACCGTCGATGCCACGCAGAATCTCATTACCGGCGGTAACGTCGATTTGAACTACAGCCCTGCTCGTACCAACGTGAACCAAAACCTGGCCACCGGATTCCTGTTCAATCCGGCCTACACCGGCGGCCTCGCCCTCACGTTGACCCAGCCCTTGCTGCGCAACGCGGGCATCGACGTGACCAAGACCTTCATCAAAGTCGCGCAGAATAACGCCGACGTCGAACAGCATGTCTTCCGGGATCGCGTCCTGACCGTCCTCGCCACCGTCGAACAAACCTACTGGGAACTGGTCTTTGCGAACGAAAACATGAAGGTCGCCCAGGCGGCCCTCAAGGCCGCGGAAGAATTGCTGGCGACTAACCGCGCCAAAACGAAAGCCGGCGTCATGTCGATCGTCGATGTCCTGCAGGCCGAAGCCGCCGTCGCGTCACGAGTAGAACAGGTGCTGGTGGCGGAAAAATCCATCCGCGACCAGGAAGATCAATTGCGCCGGCTGCTCAATCCCGGCGAAGATGAGCTGCGGCAGGACGTGCGCCTGACACCGACCGATGCGCCGGTTGTGGTGCTCGAACCCCTCAGCTTGCAGGAAGCCATCGATACCGCCATCGAACAGCGTCCGGAAATCGTCCAGGCCAAGAAAAATCTCGAGTCAGGTGAACTCAATAAACAGTTTGCCCGCAATCAGTTGCTACCCACCCTGTCATTTCAAGGCACGATGGGTATGGCCGGACTGGGCAAAGACTACGGCGATTCCGTCAGCAAAAATCTCAGCGGCGACTTTTACAATTTTGGCGCAGGGCTCGTCTTGAGCTATCCGCTCGGGAATCGCTCGGCGGTCAGCACCTATAACAAGCGCCAGCTCGAATTCAAAAATGCCGAAGCCTCCCTGGTAAGCGTGCGCCAGCAAATCATCGTGGGTGTGCGGGAAGCCGTCCGCCGCGTGCAGACCGATTTCAAGCGAATCGAGACCACCCGCTCCGCCCGCATCATGGCGGAAAAGCAGTTGCAGGCCGAGCAGGAGCGGCTAAAGGTCGGCTTGAGCACCACCCGCTTCGTCCTCGACTTCCAGCGCGACCTCGCCACCGCCCAAGGTAATGAACTCCGGTCGGTCGTCGATTACAACAAGTCGCTTTCCAATCTGGCGCGGCACAAGGCCACCACGCTGGATCGGTATAATCTGCAACTCCAATAG
- a CDS encoding CPBP family intramembrane metalloprotease: protein MPTPEPSEQATTVQANERGAALALLPIAATIVYYLLPPSLQDRTLVQFSPQVLAYLALVLWTTHNRPVLPLLGLHPQGLRSGLSWGLVIGLGLGCLNTVMILKAVPAMGFDIMFLKDTPHARIPLALMLPWLILCIAVFVEINFRGFLLGRLAVLESPLWQSPLTRRLSPLALITSAVAFSFDPFMVTTFQHLHWIAIWDGLLWGAVRLKTNNLYISIIAHAVEVMVMYSTVRMALG, encoded by the coding sequence ATGCCGACGCCTGAACCGAGCGAACAAGCGACCACGGTTCAGGCCAACGAACGAGGAGCAGCCCTGGCGCTGCTCCCGATCGCCGCGACCATCGTCTATTATCTCCTCCCCCCGTCACTACAGGACCGGACGCTCGTCCAATTCTCGCCGCAGGTCCTGGCCTATCTCGCGCTCGTCTTATGGACGACACACAACCGCCCAGTGCTTCCGCTTCTCGGTCTGCACCCGCAAGGATTGAGGTCCGGCCTCTCGTGGGGTCTCGTGATCGGCCTCGGCCTCGGTTGCCTTAACACCGTCATGATTCTCAAGGCCGTTCCCGCCATGGGCTTCGACATCATGTTTCTTAAGGACACCCCCCATGCCCGCATCCCTCTCGCTCTCATGCTGCCCTGGCTCATCCTCTGTATTGCCGTCTTTGTCGAAATCAACTTCCGGGGTTTTCTCCTCGGACGCCTCGCCGTGCTCGAATCTCCGCTGTGGCAATCCCCCCTTACCCGGCGCCTCTCGCCTCTGGCCCTCATCACCAGCGCCGTCGCATTTTCCTTCGACCCCTTCATGGTCACGACCTTCCAACACTTGCACTGGATCGCGATCTGGGATGGTCTCCTGTGGGGGGCCGTGCGGCTCAAAACCAACAACCTCTATATCTCCATCATCGCGCATGCCGTCGAAGTTATGGTGATGTATAGTACGGTGCGAATGGCACTTGGGTAG
- a CDS encoding DUF3147 domain-containing protein: protein MNDWGRYVLYFLLGGTIVSVSTYLGAQGRSFLAAFASTFPAITGATFILIYLNGGNDAIVSYAKNLLWFVPPWTVYVVSMIVGVPRFGFWPAMVGSLTLYMSCVGLVRLIIR, encoded by the coding sequence GTGAACGACTGGGGCAGGTATGTACTCTATTTTCTCTTAGGCGGCACCATCGTCAGTGTGTCGACGTACCTTGGTGCGCAGGGCCGATCATTTCTCGCAGCCTTCGCCAGCACCTTCCCCGCCATCACCGGCGCCACGTTCATCCTGATCTATCTGAACGGCGGCAACGACGCCATCGTCAGCTACGCAAAGAATCTGCTGTGGTTCGTGCCGCCCTGGACGGTCTATGTCGTGTCCATGATCGTCGGCGTCCCGCGCTTCGGCTTCTGGCCGGCGATGGTCGGCTCCCTCACGCTCTATATGAGTTGCGTAGGCTTGGTGCGATTGATCATCCGGTAG
- a CDS encoding arylamine N-acetyltransferase: protein MDLSAYLDRIDYRGDSAASHDTLCTLHLAHVFAVPFENLDGYRGVPVSLEPADLFAKIVTARRGGYCFELNGLFSLLLEAMGFEVTRLIARVRYGAKPPYPRSHQVLLVRVGGEPWLVDVGFGGNGLLEPIPLAVGHEAGQLEERFRLLSGESGEYLLQAWIHGEWDSLYSFSTQPCQPVDYQYANYFHSHSRDSLFMQRRVCTIPTREGRTTLVDQSLSIRRNGKNEKSVVESDAAYAHVLHEHFGIVLP, encoded by the coding sequence ATGGATCTCTCTGCGTATCTTGATCGCATTGACTATCGGGGCGACTCTGCAGCATCACACGACACGTTGTGTACGCTTCATCTTGCGCATGTATTCGCGGTGCCGTTTGAGAATCTGGACGGCTATCGGGGCGTGCCGGTGTCCCTGGAGCCTGCCGATCTGTTCGCCAAGATCGTGACCGCGCGTCGCGGCGGGTACTGTTTTGAGTTGAATGGTCTCTTCAGTCTGCTCCTGGAGGCCATGGGGTTTGAGGTTACGAGGCTGATCGCGCGGGTGCGGTATGGGGCGAAGCCGCCTTATCCGCGCAGCCATCAGGTCCTACTAGTCAGAGTCGGCGGGGAGCCCTGGTTGGTCGATGTCGGTTTTGGTGGAAACGGATTGCTTGAGCCAATCCCGCTGGCCGTGGGGCATGAAGCCGGGCAGTTGGAGGAACGGTTTCGTCTCCTCTCAGGAGAATCGGGAGAGTATCTGTTGCAGGCATGGATTCATGGTGAGTGGGATAGTCTCTATTCTTTCTCGACTCAGCCGTGTCAGCCGGTCGATTATCAATACGCGAACTATTTCCATTCCCATTCCAGGGACTCGCTGTTCATGCAGCGGCGGGTCTGTACGATTCCGACGAGAGAGGGACGTACAACCTTGGTCGATCAGAGTTTAAGTATCCGGCGAAACGGAAAGAACGAGAAATCAGTGGTCGAGAGTGATGCCGCATACGCCCATGTGCTTCACGAGCACTTTGGCATCGTCCTGCCGTAA
- a CDS encoding heavy metal-binding domain-containing protein: MTLTTTPSIEGKRAVKYLGLVSGDAILGANIFRDFFASIRDIVGGRSASYEAELRKAKDIAIGEMRDQARNLGANAIVGIDIDYETIGASSSMLMVSASGTAVVVE, from the coding sequence ATGACTCTGACGACGACACCGAGCATTGAAGGTAAGCGCGCGGTCAAATATCTGGGGCTCGTCAGCGGGGACGCCATTCTTGGCGCGAACATCTTCCGCGATTTCTTTGCATCGATTCGCGATATTGTCGGCGGCCGGTCGGCCTCCTACGAAGCTGAGTTGCGAAAGGCCAAGGATATTGCCATTGGCGAAATGCGCGACCAGGCTAGGAACCTCGGTGCCAATGCCATTGTCGGGATCGATATCGACTACGAAACGATCGGCGCCAGCAGCAGTATGCTCATGGTGAGTGCGAGTGGGACGGCGGTAGTCGTCGAATAG
- the uvrA gene encoding excinuclease ABC subunit UvrA, which produces MTGARVVDITPLPKPPSTDLIVEGARQNNLKNISLRIPHNQVTAITGLSGSGKSSLAFDTLFAEGQWRYVESLSTYARMFIDKVARPDVDRILNVRPAIAIEQKNQVRTARSTVGTTTEIADLLRLLFAKIGKPVCPDCHQEARSFHPDTVATELLERFSDSRAMILFAVASPTAKLESAFLQSLLTRGFTRLKAGNEILDLLEATHPPLHTETSLHVVLDRLVIRADNRTRLVEAIETAFREGEGRCAVEVIGHGVHSFSTNFLCQQCGRTFELLRPILFSFNHPLGACPECKGFGNVLRYDPDLVIPDHGKSLAEGVIEPWSKPGTDWWEKQMLLAMKRKGIDVTAPFRSLPKATQTLLWEGDDSFDGINNFFEYMEGKRYKLHVRVLLSRYRTPVACPACHGSRLKPDARFVKIAGTDIHEITDQTIAGLLDWMETLTLRPFEQEIAADILRQLKAKLGFLLRVGLGYLTLARQTKTLSGGEAQRVSLANQLGARLVGTLYVLDEPTIGLHARDTDLLAGILKDLAAVGNTVVVVEHDRHMIESADYLVELGPHSGERGGEIICAAPAKDFIQDKRALTARYLRGEEHIPLPKSRRSGNGKVLVIAGANEHNLKDLVVRLPLGMFICVTGVSGSGKSTLVEDTLYRALARAFRVDALPMGRFKAIKGIEHLKGVRLIDQQPIGRTPRSNPITYLKAFDEIRQLFASERDSLRQGLTPGHFSFNTTGGRCERCEGAGVEKLEMYFFEDLYVPCEGCDGKRFKPEVLAIRFRGKTISEVLAMTVDDAVQFFNGSPKLQERLHLLSSIGLGYLRLGQSATTLSGGEAQRLKIAAELKDGSAKDLLYIMDEPTTGLHFEDVKKLLAVLHKLVNAGNTLVVVEHNLDVIKSADWVIDLGPEGGAAGGQIIAEGRPEQVAKVAASHTGIFLSALL; this is translated from the coding sequence ATGACTGGAGCGCGCGTCGTGGACATCACCCCTCTGCCCAAACCTCCATCTACCGATCTCATCGTCGAGGGTGCGCGGCAGAATAATCTCAAGAATATCTCACTCCGTATCCCACATAATCAGGTCACAGCCATCACCGGTCTGTCCGGTTCAGGCAAATCGTCCCTGGCCTTCGACACGCTCTTCGCCGAAGGCCAATGGCGCTATGTGGAATCCCTCTCGACTTACGCCCGCATGTTCATCGACAAGGTGGCGCGTCCCGACGTGGACCGCATCCTCAACGTGCGACCGGCGATCGCCATCGAACAGAAAAACCAGGTGCGCACCGCCCGTTCGACCGTCGGCACCACCACGGAAATAGCGGACCTGCTCCGGCTGCTCTTCGCCAAGATTGGCAAGCCCGTCTGTCCTGACTGTCACCAGGAAGCCCGCTCATTCCATCCCGATACGGTGGCCACCGAGTTGCTCGAACGTTTTTCAGACTCACGCGCGATGATCCTCTTCGCCGTGGCCTCCCCCACCGCCAAGTTGGAATCCGCATTCCTTCAATCCCTCCTGACTCGTGGATTTACCCGCCTCAAAGCCGGGAATGAGATCCTTGATCTGCTTGAGGCCACCCATCCGCCGCTCCACACAGAAACATCACTGCATGTCGTGCTCGACCGGCTTGTGATCCGGGCGGACAATCGAACCCGCCTCGTCGAAGCGATCGAGACCGCCTTCCGCGAGGGGGAAGGCCGCTGTGCGGTCGAGGTGATCGGTCACGGCGTTCACTCTTTCAGCACCAACTTTCTCTGCCAGCAATGCGGCCGAACCTTTGAACTGCTCAGGCCGATCCTCTTTTCCTTCAACCATCCTCTCGGCGCCTGTCCCGAATGCAAAGGCTTCGGCAACGTCCTCCGTTACGATCCGGACCTCGTCATTCCAGACCACGGCAAATCGCTCGCCGAAGGCGTCATCGAGCCCTGGAGCAAACCGGGAACGGACTGGTGGGAAAAACAGATGCTCCTGGCGATGAAACGGAAGGGCATCGACGTGACGGCCCCGTTCCGCAGCCTCCCGAAAGCGACCCAGACGCTGCTGTGGGAAGGTGACGATTCCTTTGACGGCATCAACAACTTCTTTGAGTACATGGAAGGGAAACGCTACAAGCTGCATGTGCGCGTGCTCTTGAGTCGCTACCGCACGCCGGTGGCATGTCCCGCCTGTCACGGCAGCCGATTGAAGCCGGATGCCCGCTTCGTGAAGATCGCCGGCACCGACATTCACGAGATCACTGACCAGACAATTGCAGGCCTGCTCGACTGGATGGAGACACTGACGTTGCGGCCGTTCGAACAGGAGATTGCCGCCGATATTCTCCGCCAGTTGAAAGCCAAACTGGGGTTCCTGCTGCGGGTCGGTCTCGGCTATCTCACGCTGGCGCGGCAAACGAAGACGCTCTCCGGCGGGGAAGCCCAGCGCGTCTCCCTCGCCAATCAACTCGGCGCCCGGCTGGTCGGCACTCTCTATGTGCTGGACGAACCGACCATCGGTCTCCATGCCCGCGACACCGATCTACTCGCCGGCATCCTCAAAGACCTCGCCGCCGTCGGCAACACCGTCGTCGTCGTGGAGCACGATCGCCATATGATCGAATCGGCCGACTATCTCGTTGAACTCGGCCCGCATTCCGGCGAACGGGGCGGCGAGATCATCTGCGCGGCCCCGGCCAAGGACTTTATCCAAGACAAGCGCGCCCTCACGGCCCGCTACCTCCGTGGAGAGGAGCACATCCCGCTCCCGAAATCCCGCCGGTCCGGTAACGGCAAGGTGCTCGTCATCGCGGGAGCCAACGAACACAATCTGAAAGATCTCGTCGTTCGCCTGCCGCTCGGCATGTTTATCTGTGTCACCGGCGTATCCGGATCCGGGAAAAGTACCTTGGTCGAAGACACGTTGTACCGCGCCCTGGCCCGCGCCTTTCGTGTGGATGCGCTCCCGATGGGACGCTTCAAAGCCATCAAAGGCATCGAGCACCTCAAGGGCGTGCGCCTCATCGATCAACAACCGATCGGCCGCACGCCCCGCTCCAATCCCATCACCTATCTGAAAGCCTTCGACGAAATCCGCCAACTCTTTGCCTCTGAACGAGATTCGCTCCGGCAGGGACTGACGCCGGGACACTTTTCCTTCAACACTACCGGCGGCCGATGCGAGCGCTGTGAAGGTGCCGGCGTGGAAAAGCTGGAGATGTACTTTTTCGAGGACCTATACGTGCCCTGCGAGGGGTGCGACGGAAAGCGGTTTAAGCCGGAGGTCCTGGCCATCCGCTTTCGCGGAAAAACCATTTCAGAGGTCCTGGCGATGACGGTGGATGACGCGGTGCAATTCTTCAACGGATCGCCGAAGCTGCAAGAGCGGCTGCACCTGCTCTCCTCCATCGGCCTCGGCTATCTGCGCCTCGGACAGTCCGCCACGACGCTCTCCGGCGGCGAAGCCCAGCGGCTCAAAATCGCCGCGGAGCTGAAAGATGGGTCGGCAAAAGATCTCCTCTACATCATGGACGAGCCGACGACCGGCCTGCATTTCGAAGATGTAAAGAAACTCCTCGCCGTCCTACACAAGCTGGTCAACGCAGGCAACACCCTGGTCGTCGTGGAGCACAATCTGGATGTGATCAAATCAGCCGACTGGGTCATCGATTTAGGACCCGAAGGCGGAGCAGCAGGCGGACAAATCATCGCGGAAGGAAGACCGGAACAGGTGGCAAAAGTGGCTGCGTCACATACGGGAATATTTCTCTCAGCACTGCTCTAA